The window CTTTAAATTGTGATATTTTCACCATtaattattcataattattGATTCTATTTCTTGTGTGGTCATTCAGAAACTCCTGCTCCAGTTGGCCAACGtaaactcaagtctaacctgaagaagaagttccagtgtgtgtttgaggggattgctaaagcaggaaacccaacccttctgaatcagatctacacagagctctacatcacagagggagggactgcagaggtcaatgatgaacatgaggtcagacagattgaaacagcatccaggaaaccagtcagaccagaaacaacaatcagacatgaagacatctttaaagcctcacctggaagagatgaaccaatcagaacagtgatgacaaagggagtggctggcattgggaaaacagtcttaacacagaagttcactctggactgggctgaagacaaagccaaccaagacatacagttcacatttccattcactttcagagagctgaatgtgctgaaagagaaaaagtacagcttggtggaacttgttcatcacttctttactgaaaccaaagaagcaggaatctgcagctttgaagagttccaggttgtgttcatctttgatggtctggatgagtgtcgacttcctctggacttccacaacaatgagatcctgactgatgctacagagtccacctcagtggatgtgctcctgacaaacctcatcagggggaaactgcttccctctgctcgtCTCTGGATAACaacacgacctgcagcagccaatcagatccctcctgagtgtgttggcatggtgacagaggtcagaggcttcactgacccacagaagaaggagtacttcaggaagagattcagagataaGAAGCAGGCCAGCacaatcatctcccacatcaagacatcacgaagcctccacatcatgtgccacatgccagtcttctgctggatcactgctacagttctggaggatgtgttgaaaagcaaagagggaggagagctgcccaagaccctgactgagatgtacatccacttcctggtggttcagaTCAAACTGAAGAACATCAAGTATGATGGaagagctgagacagatccaaactggagtccagagagcagggagatgattgagtctctgggaaaactggcttttgagcagctgcagaaaggcaacctgatcttctatgaatcagacctgacagagtgtggcatcgatatcaaagcagcctcagtgtactcaggagtgttcacacaggtctttaaagaggagagagggctgtaccaggacaaggtgttctgcttcgTCCATCTGAgcattcaggagtttctggctgctcttcatgtccatctgacattcatcaactctggagtcaatctgctggAAGAACAACAAACAATGTCCCAGAAGTCTGAAACTAAACAAGAATCTGCAGAAACACATCTGtaccagagtgctgtggacAAGTCCTtaaagagtccaaatggacacctggacttgttcctccgcttccttctgggtctttcactgcagaccaatcagaccCTCCTGCGaggtctgctgacacagacaggatgTAGTTCACTgaccaatcaggaaacagttgagtacatcaagaagaagatcagtgaggATCTGTCAGCTGAGAGAAccatcaatctgttccactgtctgaatgaactgaaagatCATActctagtggaggagatccaacagtcCCTGAGttcaggaagtctctccacagataaactgtctcctgctcagtggtcagctctggtcttcatcttactgtcatcagaaaaagatctggactTGTTTGACCTGaggaaatactctgcttcagaggaggctcttctgaggctgctgccagtggtcaaagcctccaacaaagctctgta is drawn from Thunnus albacares chromosome 2, fThuAlb1.1, whole genome shotgun sequence and contains these coding sequences:
- the LOC122969509 gene encoding NACHT, LRR and PYD domains-containing protein 1a-like, whose product is MERRRIHQRPDSSEPEPEPEPEPEPEPEPEPEPGPEPSCVSMKSDWSKQGLIDFKGQQPSAAKKRRIHQRPDSSEPEPGPEPEPGPEPEPEPEPSCVSMKSDESKHGLIDFKDQQPSAAKKVDQESSEVPSGQSAQQHLTYPDSIFMLLEENIITFVKNELKKMQKVLNSDYPECLESQREDEKVLDSDEEEQRRSSREAFLKITLHFLRIMKQEELADRLQNSKDLTCQRKLKSNLKKKFQCVFEGIAKAGNPTLLNQIYTELYITEGGTAEVNDEHEVRQIETASRKPVRPETTIRHEDIFKASPGRDEPIRTVMTKGVAGIGKTVLTQKFTLDWAEDKANQDIQFTFPFTFRELNVLKEKKYSLVELVHHFFTETKEAGICSFEEFQVVFIFDGLDECRLPLDFHNNEILTDATESTSVDVLLTNLIRGKLLPSARLWITTRPAAANQIPPECVGMVTEVRGFTDPQKKEYFRKRFRDKKQASTIISHIKTSRSLHIMCHMPVFCWITATVLEDVLKSKEGGELPKTLTEMYIHFLVVQIKLKNIKYDGRAETDPNWSPESREMIESLGKLAFEQLQKGNLIFYESDLTECGIDIKAASVYSGVFTQVFKEERGLYQDKVFCFVHLSIQEFLAALHVHLTFINSGVNLLEEQQTMSQKSETKQESAETHLYQSAVDKSLKSPNGHLDLFLRFLLGLSLQTNQTLLRGLLTQTGCSSLTNQETVEYIKKKISEDLSAERTINLFHCLNELKDHTLVEEIQQSLSSGSLSTDKLSPAQWSALVFILLSSEKDLDLFDLRKYSASEEALLRLLPVVKASNKALLTGCNLSERSCAALSSVLSSQSSSLRELDLSDNNLQNSGVKLLSAGLESSNCTLETLSLSGCLITEEGCASLASALSSNPSHLRELNLSYNHPGASGEKLLSTRLEDPHWRLDTLSLQPAGDRWLTPGLRKYFCQLTLDPNTANRKLKLSENNRKVTCVEEDQSYPDHPDRFDGWPQLLCRDDLTDRCYWEVEWTGGVHIAVSYSRISRRGEDYRFGGNDQSWSLYCSVSGYSVWHNKTGTTISSSSSSSSSSVSHRVAVYVDCPAGTLSFYRVSSDTLIHIHTFNTTFTQPLCAGFGFWSERSGSVSLCSL